CTACATAACAAACAGATACTCAGGTCCAGTTGcgtgaaaaaaaaaggatagaGAGTATCTACAGCGAGAGGTTTTTTGTATAGCTGATACTATGTCATGGCACGCAACACAATTCcagagaaaaataaagaaagagaGGAGTCATCAATGGGATCCGCTCCAGTCAATCTTCCTCCCGCCAAGCCTGTAGACATCCAGTTCATCGGGCAGGTCGGCTTGGTTTAGGGGGTGGAAAATGCTGTAGTGCATCAGCTCAACCCTGTATATCATCCCCTTGAACtgcaaacacaaaaaaaaatacaaaaaagaaaatgagaaacACACACATGGCTAGGGGCCGAAAAAAAAGACAGAAAGAAAGGGCTCACCGGATTGATGTCAATGTTGAGGCGCTCGCCATCCCAATATTCCATGTATTTCCAAAGGAAGAACATGCAATCGCAGGGGCCAGCTTGCTTGAACAGATCGATCATCGACCTGCTCCAGTGCTCAAAACAAAGGAATTTGTTATTGGTGACCCTCTGGAATGCAGCACTTATAATTGGCATCTTGTTGTAGACCGGACGGTGGCGAGTTTCAGGAGAGGTGTTGCCCCAAACGTAGTGAATTGAGTCTAGAATATCAATACGATTGTGTATGAGATTGATGCAGTACATAAAGTAGTGTTTCCCTGAGCATGCAGGCATGAATATCTGtatggaaaaaaaagagactaAGCCCCCAATTGCAAATAACTTACATAACAGTTGCAAAAAAGTGGTGGCTCACAAATCACTTGCAATGTGGGGGGCTGATGTGAATGTGAAAAATAGTTGATCAATTGCAAAGTAAGCTGGCAGCAGTTGCAAGTGAATAGTTGGCCAATTGCAAGTAAACTGACGGCAGTTGCAAGTAATAATTAACCAATTGCAATGTAAACTGACAGCAATTGCAAGTGGATAGTTAAACAAAATGCAAAAGTAAACTAACCAGCTTTGTCTTCAATATGTCCTCATAATGCTCAATTTCTGATTCCAGGCACTGCCACAACGTCTTGAAATCGTCGGTCTCGGTTACTCCATCGTCCATGTAGATGCTCTGAACGGACATTGCATGACCCTAGGATATATAATTTGAATCACAATGggcagagagagaaaaaaagaccaGTGAGATAAAAAAGAGGTTAAAACAGCAGGTGAAAAAATGTTGTATAATCAGAGGGCTGGGTGGGGGACTCACAAAGAACCCGGTTGTCAAAAACACCCTATATCCCACCGAGTCTTCCTTGTGGACAATGTCATCGTAGCGAAGGCAATGCACAGTAAAGTCAAGTACGGAAGAGTCTCCATCTTTGTCATCAGCAAAAGTGGTCAGTAGATCATTCCCATCAAAAGAGCAAAAAATGCTGAAGTCAATCAAAACTTTCCTGAAAAACACAAAGCAAAAAAATGTATTAGCAACTGTATGAGCAGGATTATACTGCTGCTTGTACGCAAAAAAAATACCAGTTGATTTGTGTTTATGCTTACTCTTTCAACGCTGGATCAGCAGCAATCTTGTTCTGCAATGCAAGTGTCTTTGTCAATGGAACATTCGTGCGACACTCTGGCAATTTGAAGGGCGATATGTACTTCTTTGGCCTCTTCTTCAACCTCTGGCCAATGTGCTTGTAGATCATTCTCTGGAACTGGTTGAAATCCTGTGAACTTTGTTCCATTTCCTCTTGAGACAGCCGAATAGGTGGGGTCTGGGAGTTAATTTCGTCAATTGGATCCTCTGGGAACCCTAGAGCACCTGCGGCACTGGGTCCTGCCTCTGCATCAACTACACTGCTCTTCAACCTTTGAATTTCTTCATCAGCGTGCTAGCGCAACAAGATCAACTTTTTCTCGTGTTCATCGCGCAAAGCTTGGTTATCTTTTGCTAGCTGGGCCTTCGCCCTCTTGTTCTTTATAGCCTCTTTTGCTCTTTGCTGTTTCAGCTTCCTGGTTTCCTCCATCTTGTTCTTTTCAGCCTCAGCCTCAGCGATCCTTTTTGCTGCATCATCACCTTCCTTGTTTTGAGCTTCGCTAGTGGAGCACACGCTTCTTCTGCTGTATGCTATTGGACCAGTGTGAATGTTTCCTGCAGACTGAATGCCATATattgaagaaaaaaaggaaggaTTAGCTGCatcaaaaattacaaaaataaaacTTGTCAGTTgcagacaaaaaaaaagaatagtgtgtgatggggggggggggcaaaagtAACTTACGTCTGAAGTGCCGCCACTTGCAGATCCCTGGGCTTTGGATGCATCCTAGGGGGCGCGTTCATCTGCCGTCTTGTTATGGGATGACTCCTCCTCATTCTCATTTGTTTTCTCCCGTAGACACACATATTGCAACACTATAAGTCACAAAATTGCAAACACGTCCGCTGCGAATTGCTACAAATATGAAAAAGGGGCCCAAGTTGTGTTACTTCAGATGTGTCCCCAAGTACAGAACTCTGGGGGTTGGGTGCATGGGGGGGCACTTGAGTCTGCACCCTTATTCTGGAGTGCCTCCTCTTCAGTGTCATCTCTTTTCTCCTGTACACGTATGGATAAATTGCAAACACTATAAGTCATGaattgcaaaaaagaaaaaatcgatCATGTGTGAATTGTTGGAAAAGGGTGTGTGAAAAAACACAATGCTACACTGTAAAAAAACATGGAAACATGCACATTTCATCCTAttttgaaagaaaataaaatgtccaatgtgaaaaaaaataaaaagcatAATACTTACAGCATGGTCCCTCTCCTCGTCATTGCCATCTTTGTGGATGCGTGTATCGCTGAGACCATCTCCATCTGGCACTTGGGTTCTATCACTGGATTCCTGATTTtgattttgaaaacacaaattGCAACTCATTATGTATAGGAGTTGCAAATGTGTGGTAGACAGATTGCAAAAGAACGCTGTCAGAGTATTACATTTGATTTTGGACTATCATCAAGGAAGTGAGTCCTCAATTGTGGGGGGTTCGGGCGGGGGGTTCGTTGAAGAAAAAAAGTCACAAAAAATGGTGCGtgggaagaaaaaagaaataactgTTACATTAATACATATCAGGGCATCCGCGGCGATAAGCGGTGAGTTGTAAAACATGTCACATGTATTATCCACATCATGCATAATGTCTCTGTCGTCGGCATCATCATTTCCGTGGCTGGGCGCTGGAGAGCTGTGATAAGAATCCTCTGGCGGTGATTCCGGAACTTCATCTTCTGGATCTTCACGTTCCAGCGGGATGTTGTCCAGGGGCCGATCACGGCCATCGCTGGTTTCTGGATCATCATCGGCTGCTGCACTGTCATCATCTGATTGTGCCCCCGCTGCTTCTGTCTCTTCGCTCCTTGGTCTAGGACGCCTCCTAGCCTTATTGAAAGAAGCCTTATCGGCATGGGCATCAACAAGTAGCTTCTGCGTGGAGGTGAAGCACTCGTGGTGGGCTTTTGCCATGAGCTCATTTGCCCTTGATGTATACTCGACAGCCTTCTGCATGAAATCCAGGGCTTGCCTGGTGCTGTCATCAAATGCCTTCAAGATGCTAAGTGCATCTGACTTCCTGCTTCTTCCAACTACATCAACAATGCTTTGGCCGAAAGAACTACTGAAACTAGGGTACCAGTACATGGGTGGAGGCTCCGCGTTGGCAGCGGCATGACCGCCAGGGGCATCAGAGGTGCCAGCCCCCCTGCTGGGAGCAACTGGTGCTGGCCGAGAAGAAGCTGCCAATGGCGCAACAGGAGGGACACCGTAGCATGTGTCAGGCAAGCTCCTCAgctgccaatttttttttttaaaaaataatataaaagttAACCAACTGGTGAATGGATGGGTAAATGGATGGGTAACAAATTGCAATGATGTATGTACACAAATAACAACTTTGTCTTCAATGCAATTGCAAAAGAAAGctgaaaaaagaacaaaaaaaaagaagagggaTGTGTGCCAAGAGGGTGTGAGCCCTTACCATAAGTTTACCAAACTCAACAGTCTCACTGGAAACATCTCGCCTGCGATCCATGTTTGCTATAGAATCAATGGTACTCTTGTCGAGCAAGGCACATCGAGGCAGCGAGAACGGGTTTGTATTTAATCCATGCTGCAGGTTGTCAACATATAgcatctgcaaaaaaaatagaaacaaaaaagtTAGAAAAAAGTATTGGCTATCATTGAAGAAAAGCATGAGAAAAAAATGTGTGCCAGTTGCAAACTAAAAAGGTGACAGCAGATGAAACATGATAGCTGCTCTGGTTGCAAACACATGCATTATGGGAGGTTAAAATGAAGCACAAAACATGATAGCAATCTCTGGTTGCAACATGATAGCTACTCTAATTGCAAACATAGACTTTATGGAAGGCTAAATGGGCGCAAAACATTATAGCTACTCTAGTTGCAACATCATATCTACTGTGATTGCAACATGATAGATACTCTGGTTGCAAGCACAGACATTATAGAAAAAAGATTAAAGTGGGCACGACATGATAGCTACTCTGGTTGCAACATGATAGCTACTCTGTTGGCAACATGATAGCTACTCTAATTGCAAACACAGACATTATAGAAGGCTAAATGGGCACAAAACATTATAGCTACTCTAGTTGCAACATCATATCTACTGTGGTTACAACATGATAGATACTCTGATTGCAACGCGATAAGTAAATGGACACAGTTAcacaaaaaacagaaaaaaagagagaagaaaaagtaTAGGAGAAACACTAACCATTAGGAAGATTCCACAGCCACTTATCGGTGCCATAATACCTTTCTCCGGGAAATCCTTTCTATACAAACGAGCAGCTCTCCGAAGATGATCAACTACTACTTTGCACCAGTTCCTATTGCCAATGTTCTCCAAATCTTCGGTGTACTTTACATCCTCCAGCCTGATGTAGGCGTCAGTGTTGGAGAATAGCAGCGACTGGAATGCGCACATGAAGAACGCTCTAAGCCCCAAACTTCCTCTTAGCGTCTTTTTGTTCAAACCCTCCAAAATGTCTCCAGCACTGAACCCCCGCCTTGGGTTATACGCATTACCACAAATTTGCAATCCCAACTCACTCCGAATAATACGAGCTTCATCGTCCGTCATATGGGGTGGGTCACTTCTAGCATTGGGGATATGGAACACACACCATACACTGTGATCGGTGATTGCTATCTCTTTGCCACCACCAATCTCTAATTTCATTGTTTCTGGGTTCAGCTTCCGCATAAGCCAGCTAAGCAAATGCCTATCAAGTTCATGAGGCTTGAACTGCAGCAGGCCCTCGAAATTCTTTGCCACAACTTGACCTTTCAGAGTATCGCCGAGAGCTGcgacaattttttttaatttcatgGGGGAGCATCGAATGGAAACAGGCCTCCTCTTCGGCACGTCTTGCCCACCAATAACACCGCGAGGGCTGCAGTGTCAGCGGGGGCGTGACGGCGAGCCTGTTTGCGACGCCTCTTCCTATTGCTGCCCTCTACTGCAATGCCAGCCTGGATAGGAGAGGATGGCACATAATCCGAGTCGTGTCCATCACTCTCATCACTGCCTCCGTTGGGTGGAGCAGGACTGTTCAGCCTTAATACTATCCTCCTGTTCTTGAACTTCATTCTATCGTTGCTCTTATCTGTACCACGATCTTCACCATGATTGCCGCTGCGCTGATGATCTGAATCTGCGTCCATTTGTAAACACTGCaacagaaaaatacaaaaaaaagccATGATAAATCTTTGGATAGACAAAATTGCAACCAGTGCTTAGGTATAAAATGCAGCACATCGTTAGCTAAAAATACAGCACATGCTgatttctgaattctgatgacACAAAAGCCAATCAATGATATTATTCTtgcataaaaaaaaagatatccaaaaaataaacaaacacAGACATGTTTGCTGTTCTCTAGACTGGTTAACTAGGCCAAAAATAGAAGTCAAACAGGAAATACTCTATACTTTTTAATACTCTACTCACAGTATTGCAACCATTTAATCTTCTATAGACATATAACCAGACATAGGACAGCACAAACTAGCCAAGATGAAAAAAAGCACAAACATTCATAGGCCAGACAAAATTGCAACCAGTACTTAACTTTAATTCCAACACATAGTTGGCTAAAAAAAGGATGCAAAACTAGCTGATAACACAAAAGCCTTCAGAGAAACGAATTGCAACCATTGCTAACTGCAAAATGCAACACATCATGGACTAAAATTGCAAAAAGGTTTAAAAATACTAGCTGATAATTATTACTGCATGGATGGCATTTCCACCCTCAATGTATCATACtgcattgtaaaaaaaaatctgaaaaaaaGTGCATCAAGGGGCAAACCCGTCTGCCTAGTTGCAGAGTTGCaaccccgccccccccccccccccgcctgcgCCCCATTGGCTAAATTGCATCGTTAGCTAACAAATTGCAAAGGTGGACGAAGAGCAATTGCAAAAATGTACGACCCCCATCGCATAATCCATCAATAAACCGCAACACAAAAAACTCCCCATGCGCGCGGCATCACTGGGGCCCATCCTCCCCTCCCCGCCCTCCCCCCTATATGCACCAGTGAAACCCTAGGATGTAGCGCGAAGATGAAATTACGCGAGATTTGTGTGATTTTTGGGTGTGGAATGTGCAACGAAAATATGGGGGCGCAGCAAAtgtggagggggagggggagataTAGAGGGGTAGGATGGTGTTCAAATCACTTACCACGCCGGCGAtggaggcgcgcggcgcgcggaatCCTGTGCGTCGATGCTTGATCAACCCCTACTTGAACTGCTCTCGCTTGCTCCGTCTCCTCGCTACCGAATCACCAGCACTCGAGGGCGAGCCGCACCCCCTCCGCGTGGCGGCCCCCCCTTGCTTGCTCTGCTCCCGCTTGCTCCGCCTCGTCGCTACCGAATCACCAGCACTCGAAGGAGCCACGACCCTTGCGCAGCGGCCCCCCTCCCTACCACCTCCCCGGCGATGGTCCGGCGTAGGGAGGCGAGGATGGAGTCGGTGATGCTGCACGTGCGGCGGAAATCCCTCGATGGGGGGGATGCGGTGGCGCGGTCGAGCGGTGGAAGCGAAATGCGAAGCAACTGCTGATTCGAATCGAAATAGGAAAAAGTGAAAACGTGGGGATTGTTTAATTGGGTGCGGTTAGAGagggagcggggggggggggggggtggttcTGGTGTGGTTGTGTcaaggcgcgcgcggcgcgcggggggTGGTTCTGCGGGGTGGGGTGTGCAGCGGGCGGTTTGTCCGGCTCGAGCCAGACAGCACGGTTGGCGTGGTGCATTCTCTGTGTAGCACCCCGGTGCAATATAGATATAcagtgtgtgtgtctatatatatatatatatatatatatatatatatagcagcaCCAACAATATACAATGGGTACGTGCATGCAGCAGCATCAAGACAAAATTAAACTATACATGGCATCAACATTGTCATAAACCGATTGGGCAGCGTCCAGCCGTCCACAACCATAAGCAATGTTGCGCTTCTTCATCCCTGAAAGCAGAACGAATCTTCCCATGATTTTCATTATATTATAGGGGATCATGATCATCAGTACATGACAAGCCATGCGCTGTAAGTGGAGTGTCTTCCTTTATTTCTATCCTCTCTTTTGGTCTCTATATATCTAACCATTATACTATTATCATTCATAATATATGTGTTTCATCATTAAGAGAGAGTGTTAGAGATTCAGGGTAGTCTGTGTAGAAGCACGGATTGATGGACTAGGACTTGAAATTGGTGCACCGTGCCCACCCAGCTGATTGAGGACATATTTACTGGCTGGTGTTGTGGGTTTCGTGTGCGGCACGCGCACTGTGTAGCCACTCATTCaatagggaaaaagaaaaagaaaaagaaaaagatagtgCGAATGCAGATAGAAAGCaatttatttgcaaattgtAGGAACGAACGCTCGCGGCCAACAGCACACAAGCTCGGGACGCACAACTGCACAAGATTAATATGGAGCCAACTAACATTTTACTGCAGAGAGCTGATAACTCAAATGATCTATTTGATAAATACAGTATTAGTTACCAGGGAAATACTACATATCTCTGATATCAAGGGGCGCCCTTGAGTTTCATGAGCGTCACGATGATACTGATAGCTAGGTGATTGCATTGCTTCTTTTTTCCGAGCCgaaccgagccgagccgagatATAGAGGCTCTTCGAGTTGCTCTTACCTTTAATTATAATAACACTCGCTCACTCCCACCGCGTAACTTCATTACAAATTaagtaaaagaaaacaaattctcAATCGTGTTATTAGTACACTCCAGGTAGCAAGCAGTTTGCAAATTCCATGCGTGGCGGGCAACAGACAAGTGGACAGTGGTGTCACCACATACTGGCTCGAGCCAACTACTACTAGTAGTAACATCTTAGAATTGCAGACAAGACAAAATACATGCGAAACTGATAACTCAATGATCGATGCGAATGACAATAAATGTATAGATAAATACAGGGAGTATTAGGTACCAGAGAAATTATTAATAAAACCGAAACGTAAATTAATTAAGAACACATCTCATATCAATTGGCGCCCTTCTTGGTGATTTTCACGAGCGTCCCTATGATGCTGCCAAATGCACTAAGGAAGGTGATAACCCCGACGATGAACTTCCAGTTTTTGTAACCAAACGCGTACAGCCATAGCCACCACCCCCACCTCCTCATCCTGTAACCCTGAATCTCTAACATGACGCGGATATAGACTCGTCCTCGTCGCAAGCTCTGAAGGCTGGTGAAGAAGTCGAGCGCCTCCTTGTTGGAGAGCCCTGCTCCTCCTTGCAGGATACCCTTTCTTCGCAGCTGATGCACGTCCTCCTCCCTGTGCATCAACATGCAAAGGAGGAGGAGGTACGAGCACACAGCAGAGCATTCACGTGGCTGCCCACCCAAGAAACGCGGGGTGGTGCATAGCTCGAGAGCCGCCATGTTGACGAGCGAGCTTGCACGTGCATGGTTGAGAGACAGCGGCGTCATCTGGAACTCCTTGAAGATGACCCATTTCCTGTCGAGGCCCATGTTTGGGAGCGTCGTTGTTTCGTTGGCTGTGAGGAAGACGCCCATTTCGGCGAGCTCCACGGCACCGGCGGATGTTGGAATAGTTTCCATTTTCTCTAATTCTAAATCTGACACGTCGAGTTTGCGACTGGATTTTCCTACCATGTAGTACCGGAGGAGGCCAAGAAGGTGCGGGGCTTCGTAGTCTTCATCCCAGTCGACATgaggcaatctttcgttactccGGTCCTGCAAACAGTCATCGAGCCACATAGCAATGAAAAGCTTCTTTGTCTCCAAGGGCTGGGGCGTGCACTTGTTAATGATGGCGTCCACCACCTGCCAGGGGATCTGGTTCTCAAGCAGCATCATGTCATGAGCGATGTCATTCTTATTGAACTCGTAGAAATCGGATAGCTCCTCGTCATGATTCTTCTCACGGCGATACCTTTGAAGGATGTACATCACCAAGAAGCAGGCGTCATAGAACATCATAGGTAGGAAGTCGTCCTCATAGCCCATACCTTCCATCACGTCCTTGTCGTAGAGGTAAGGGTCCCGGGTTTCGTCCACGGCAGAGATGACGGCGCCGTACAGCTCCTCGACCGATCCGCGGGATAGCTCGATGCAGCAGTTGGCAGCCACAGGCTTGACCTTCTCTGCCTTCTTGAGCTTgtcgtggcggtggcggtggtaaGGACCGATGGCCACGACCTTCGGGACGGTAAACCGACAACCGAGATCCCGAATGCTCGGAGGGTACCTGTGCATCTTCATTTCCATTAATTTGGCATCAGCATCAGCCTTGAACTCGTCCTTTCTCTGCTGGAAcagtttcttcgggttcttcatATAGGTCTCCATTTTCTCATCCTCAAACGACGGCAGATCCTCTTGTGTCGTCATTGCTTTCCCAGTCGGATCATGGTGATGCTGTGCGGCTGCAGCATAGTAATTGTAGTAGTTGTACTCAaccagctgctgctgccctccgctagagctgctgctgctagcaGGGACGACATATGGTTGGAGGCTGCAGGAGGAAGAACCGAAAATGTCGAAGAAGGACGCATACTCCAAAGGGAGGCCACCGGCAGGAGGAGCCCAAACTTGAGCATCACCAGCTGGTGCTTCTTCAGCGGTCCAGTTCGTCGCCGCCAGCTGAAATTCGAAAGGGCCCCCCCATGCTGCAGTGGGTTCCATATATGGTACCTCCAACCGGCAAACTGATCCAAGGCAGTATCTAATAACTTTCTGCAACGAGCACTGCACAAGACAAAAGGAATATAATGTAGGAGAAATGATGAAACATGCAATAGGAGAGAGCTAGCTACATCCCAATGCAAACATATATCACAGAGAAATAAAGGACAAGCTATAATCAGAAACGTAGTAATGTCATGAGAGAAGCATATACTATATGCATTATTCATAGTTAGTAAGAGACCAACAGAGACAAGAGCACTTACAACGAGGGGGCAGCGGGGGCAGAGGTAGGAAGAGCCCCTTCGACGCTCCTCTTATAGAGCGTCAGTTCCTTCTGTGGCAGACTGTCGTCTAAAGTTGGCCAATTGCTTTATTTTTTAGAAATGgaaatatatattaatattccaGCCTATTTTAATGGATAGATATATACATACGTATAGCAGTTCAAAGGTACAACCAACTTAGAGATCCTCGACATTAGAGGAGCTAGAATTCGAACGTAAGGTGGCACTACGGGAAACTgaatatttgccgtgtgcccaactGTTTGTCGTGAGCCAAaactcgggcacacggcaaaggaccCTTTAGCCGTGTGTCTTAAATGAAGCTCACGGCAAACAACAGGCACACAGCAAAGGActcttttgccgtgtgcagcaGAAcgagacacacggcaaacaataaCAACACGGCAAAATTTTTCAAACCGTAACGGGTTCACGTCTTTGCTGTGTGCTAACGgacaaaacacacggcaaacatttggcacacggcaatttttttgaaacagtaaCGGGTCGCcagttttgccgtgtgccgtgggctggcacacggcaaattcaaaattttgccgtgggttttttttgtttgccgagtgccagatcctaagcacacggcaaagtattggagaaaaaaattaaattatcactcccaaaattttcaaaaatacatatatttTATATGAGACTTGATATAAACATCTGGTATTTTTTAAAATCCATTCGCTATATTTAGTCATTTAATTTCATTAAACACATTTCTTAGAATTAAGTCCAATTTGAACTGGAACTGATTTGACAAATGTAGTAAAATTCATCCAAAAATTAAATTCATGTCGTTGAGTCCATTCTGAGGTCGTATCCATGAAATCAGATGCAATATCGAGAATCCTTTTTCTCAAACCATGCCCGGTAACATGAGGCTGAaccattttaaaattttataaatagcatATGAGGTCTAAAAATTCTAAAATATTTCATGATTCAATAATTTCCTGTGATTATGCTATGGTAAAAAATTAAGTAGGTTTCACAAATGTTAGACGTATGGTCCTTAGTAATAGAAGCATATCCGAAGAAGATCCGTGAACTCGAGAAGAAATCTTTCACATTTTGAGCCAGAGTAATGGTCCAATTCATTTTTcaattccaaaaattttatatatGTAATATCGTACTTAGATTCTTGATTGCCAAAATTTGGGATTTTTTCAGATCCATTtattaattttctttttttcagttAAATCATATCATGTCAACATACATTGAAATTGAGCTATAACCACATGAAATAATGTTTTTTCTCAAAGAATCATCAAAATCGTAATGTTTATGCACTTTGGGAGACAAAAACATTAAATTTTGTTAAATCAAATTTGTTTAAACACGATATGGATATGGAAACGATTTATTTGATACAATTTGAAACGCATGAAATAATAGTTTTTTTGTTAGAATCATAAAACATGAGTTGTTTactgtatttggcaatattttttGATTGGTCATtcaatttaatttcataaaacaaTTTTTTAAATCGAATAAGTTGGGTGAAATCTAAATTTAACAGAaacttgtttgccgtgtgccttggatCGTGGCACACAGCAAACCGTCTCTTTGCCGCGTGCCTTGGATCGGGGCGCACGGCAAAGactttgtttgccgtgtgccctggatctgggcacacggcaaatggccgGCCCACACTTAGCCGTAACGGCTCTCGCCCCGGCCCCTTGCACACACACTTTTCTCGACGAGCTGTCTCCtcgcattgccgccgccgcctcgccgagccgccgcctaGCCGTGCCGCCGCCTAGCCGTGCCGCCTCGCCATGCCACCACCTAGCCGTGCCGCCAGCCTCGCAGAGCCGCCGCGCGTGCTgtgccgcggcctcgccgcccgcacGGCCCGACAGCGGCCCCGACGCCAGGCCGGCCGCGCGGCCCGTCCACGGCGCCGGGCTCCTCTCCGCCGTTGCGCCGCACGCCGTCGCCCTACCACCGTGCCACCGCC
This window of the Panicum virgatum strain AP13 chromosome 1K, P.virgatum_v5, whole genome shotgun sequence genome carries:
- the LOC120654307 gene encoding uncharacterized protein LOC120654307, which encodes MKLKKIVAALGDTLKGQVVAKNFEGLLQFKPHELDRHLLSWLMRKLNPETMKLEIGGGKEIAITDHSVWCVFHIPNARSDPPHMTDDEARIIRSELGLQICGNAYNPRRGFSAGDILEGLNKKTLRGSLGLRAFFMCAFQSLLFSNTDAYIRLEDVKYTEDLENIGNRNWCKVVVDHLRRAARLYRKDFPEKGIMAPISGCGIFLMMLYVDNLQHGLNTNPFSLPRCALLDKSTIDSIANMDRRRDVSSETVEFGKLMLRSLPDTCYGVPPVAPLAASSRPAPVAPSRGAGTSDAPGGHAAANAEPPPMYWYPSFSSSFGQSIVDVVGRSRKSDALSILKAFDDSTRQALDFMQKAVEYTSRANELMAKAHHECFTSTQKLLVDAHADKASFNKARRRPRPRSEETEAAGAQSDDDSAAADDDPETSDGRDRPLDNIPLEREDPEDEVPESPPEDSYHSSPAPSHGNDDADDRDIMHDVDNTCDMFYNSPLIAADALICINESSDRTQVPDGDGLSDTRIHKDGNDEERDHAEKRDDTEEEALQNKGADSSAPPCTQPPEFCTWGHI